In one uncultured Methanoregula sp. genomic region, the following are encoded:
- a CDS encoding V4R domain-containing protein gives MQSQKDSGTDISAGEVRLFSTRDNVVAVESPIKVRILGLVSNGPVAFDRIVEQTQKAKSTISVHIRDLERAGLIVSQPDPRDSRRRFIALSSSAIGRLTNRDRGAKSRRHVHRHGEHDEPFSDDDIVSFFRYCVKVFRTQAMAIGINIDPVLQRTGAEVGCVLAPRIAGRSVAEVVRKMDAFWQAHSLGAITLAGTDPLTIEVHGCFECEDLPVTGHGACAFDIGVLTEIFSHHLQCPVTVVEERCYSSGDDRCIFVITRQPDPV, from the coding sequence GCGAAGTCCGGCTCTTCTCCACGCGGGACAATGTCGTGGCCGTAGAGAGCCCGATCAAGGTCCGGATCCTCGGGCTCGTGAGCAACGGCCCGGTGGCATTCGACCGGATCGTGGAACAGACACAGAAAGCCAAGTCCACGATATCTGTCCATATCCGCGACCTTGAACGTGCGGGGCTCATCGTCTCACAGCCCGATCCCCGCGACAGCCGCCGTCGTTTCATTGCACTCTCGTCATCTGCCATTGGCAGGCTGACCAATAGGGATCGCGGTGCGAAATCAAGGCGGCATGTCCACCGGCACGGGGAGCACGATGAGCCGTTTTCTGATGACGACATTGTCTCGTTCTTCCGCTATTGCGTGAAAGTATTCCGGACTCAGGCCATGGCTATTGGGATCAATATCGACCCGGTGCTGCAGCGGACCGGCGCTGAAGTGGGGTGCGTGCTTGCCCCGAGGATTGCCGGCCGGTCTGTTGCCGAAGTTGTCCGGAAGATGGATGCGTTCTGGCAGGCCCACAGCCTAGGTGCGATCACGCTCGCCGGTACCGATCCGCTCACGATCGAAGTCCATGGATGTTTCGAATGCGAAGACCTGCCGGTGACCGGTCATGGGGCATGCGCATTTGATATCGGCGTTCTCACGGAGATCTTCTCCCATCACCTGCAGTGCCCGGTGACCGTTGTGGAAGAACGCTGCTACTCTTCGGGAGATGACCGGTGCATCTTCGTGATCACCCGGCAGCCCGATCCGGTATGA
- a CDS encoding class III extradiol ring-cleavage dioxygenase: MTPEPIPVLFVSHGAPTLPLEPDVPAHRFLAGLGNRFQNIAAVLCISAHWNTTRPAVNSIQKPPTIHDFSGFPSELYRIRYPAEGNPGLARRIAGLVEAAGLPCDTDTARGLDHGAWVPLMLIFPEAGIPVIQLSIQDHLDPARHLALGAAIASLRHEGVLIIGSGGAVHPLGDPVLALGEGIPTDSRAALFSEWLNRAVTSGDTESLLRYRDLAPSAIHAQPYPDHFMPLLTALGAAGPGAKGTILHESWYWGNLGMAAYEFR; the protein is encoded by the coding sequence ATGACCCCGGAACCGATCCCTGTTCTTTTCGTTTCTCACGGCGCTCCGACCCTGCCACTCGAACCGGATGTTCCGGCCCACAGGTTCCTTGCCGGACTTGGTAACCGGTTCCAGAATATCGCTGCGGTTCTCTGCATATCCGCCCACTGGAACACAACACGACCCGCCGTGAATTCTATCCAGAAACCCCCAACCATCCATGATTTCTCCGGCTTTCCTTCTGAACTCTACCGGATCAGGTACCCGGCAGAGGGAAACCCGGGCCTCGCCCGCCGCATTGCCGGACTCGTGGAAGCAGCAGGGCTCCCCTGCGACACCGACACCGCACGGGGTCTCGATCACGGGGCATGGGTACCCCTGATGCTGATCTTTCCTGAAGCGGGCATTCCGGTTATCCAGCTCTCCATCCAGGATCATCTGGATCCGGCCCGCCACCTCGCGCTCGGGGCGGCAATAGCCTCGCTCAGGCATGAGGGGGTCCTCATCATCGGGAGCGGCGGGGCAGTTCACCCGCTTGGCGATCCTGTTCTGGCACTTGGGGAAGGGATCCCCACCGACAGCCGGGCGGCTCTGTTCAGTGAATGGCTGAACCGTGCCGTAACTTCCGGTGACACGGAAAGCCTCCTCCGCTACAGGGATCTCGCACCATCCGCAATTCACGCACAGCCCTATCCGGACCATTTCATGCCCCTGCTCACCGCACTCGGTGCAGCCGGACCAGGTGCAAAGGGGACGATCCTTCACGAGAGCTGGTACTGGGGTAATCTCGGCATGGCTGCGTACGAATTCCGGTAA
- a CDS encoding metallophosphoesterase, with protein sequence MHTNKVTSYILVICLVLTGFSFLAGCTRTGSDTTIVKIDSGNVSGPAASTGSRTWKFVVFGDSPDPAENTTTGVSPQLSLIANAVAAERPDMALYIGDLVSGWALTNASPMQNNYTGQFGNWEEAVSPIYNYTTGSGIPLYIIRGNHEDGPDKTDAALLDAYRATVASGMPVNGPPGEEKLTYSFAHKGAKFILIDDYIAHNGKKETVNQSWVNGQLKEDTRSFTFVVGHSPAYLVDNDTEDIPYSLPTRPTERDTFWNSMVNNNVSAYFCGHAHLYVRAGSQGLTQIVSGNGGAPMQGFDPALANPALTLEYPKESIAQNDQKVGYLVITVHEDSRTFEGVQQLYNTTTRSWETGDTFTLRAR encoded by the coding sequence ATGCACACGAATAAGGTGACAAGTTATATCCTGGTAATCTGCCTGGTTCTTACCGGATTTTCTTTTCTTGCAGGATGTACCCGGACGGGATCAGATACCACCATCGTGAAGATTGATTCGGGGAATGTTTCAGGGCCCGCGGCATCGACCGGATCGCGAACATGGAAATTCGTGGTATTCGGGGATTCTCCTGACCCCGCGGAGAACACGACAACCGGTGTAAGTCCGCAACTCAGCCTGATCGCGAACGCAGTTGCCGCAGAGAGACCTGACATGGCCCTGTATATCGGTGATCTGGTCAGCGGGTGGGCCCTGACCAATGCATCCCCTATGCAGAATAATTACACGGGCCAGTTCGGAAACTGGGAGGAGGCAGTCTCTCCCATCTATAATTATACCACTGGTTCAGGCATCCCGTTGTATATCATACGGGGAAATCACGAGGATGGCCCCGATAAAACCGATGCTGCCCTCCTCGATGCCTACCGCGCTACGGTTGCATCCGGCATGCCGGTAAACGGCCCGCCCGGGGAAGAGAAGCTGACGTACTCGTTTGCGCACAAGGGTGCAAAATTCATCCTTATCGACGATTATATAGCGCACAATGGTAAGAAAGAGACCGTGAACCAGAGCTGGGTCAACGGGCAGCTCAAAGAGGACACCCGGTCGTTCACGTTCGTCGTGGGACATTCGCCCGCGTACCTCGTGGACAATGATACGGAAGACATCCCCTACAGTCTCCCGACGCGTCCCACAGAACGTGATACGTTCTGGAACAGCATGGTGAACAACAATGTCTCTGCCTATTTCTGCGGGCATGCCCACCTGTACGTCCGGGCCGGATCTCAGGGTCTTACGCAGATCGTCAGCGGGAATGGCGGGGCACCCATGCAGGGTTTCGATCCTGCGCTTGCCAATCCGGCACTTACGCTGGAATACCCGAAAGAGTCCATTGCCCAGAATGATCAGAAAGTCGGCTACCTCGTCATAACTGTTCACGAAGACAGCAGGACATTCGAAGGGGTCCAGCAACTGTATAATACAACGACCCGGTCCTGGGAGACCGGAGATACATTCACCCTCCGGGCCCGGTGA
- a CDS encoding acetate uptake transporter, which translates to MTETTSTKCSFVEIKDITAGAGALGLLGYGMAGVLASLANTGMIESGSMIISMAIFMGGFAMFTAGLMEWKKGNTYGMAAYSCFGLFWFSYAALLLLPALGIVKGTGGAGAMAAYLALWGLFTLITFICALKLSNALAFVLGTLTLVFFLEAAGAATGTGMFTVLAGYIGILSGLAAIYTAVAPVINDIYGKTVAPIG; encoded by the coding sequence ATGACAGAAACAACGAGTACCAAATGTTCATTTGTTGAGATCAAGGACATCACTGCCGGCGCCGGGGCACTCGGCCTCCTGGGATACGGCATGGCCGGAGTCCTCGCAAGCCTGGCCAACACAGGCATGATCGAGTCCGGTTCAATGATCATTTCCATGGCGATCTTCATGGGCGGCTTTGCCATGTTCACTGCCGGCCTGATGGAATGGAAGAAAGGGAATACTTACGGGATGGCAGCCTATTCCTGCTTTGGCCTGTTCTGGTTCTCGTATGCAGCGCTTCTCCTCCTGCCGGCGCTCGGGATTGTAAAAGGAACCGGCGGTGCCGGTGCAATGGCGGCCTATCTCGCGCTCTGGGGTCTTTTTACGCTGATCACGTTCATCTGCGCCCTGAAATTGTCAAATGCACTCGCGTTTGTTCTCGGGACCCTTACGCTGGTCTTCTTCCTTGAAGCTGCCGGCGCTGCAACAGGTACCGGCATGTTCACCGTACTTGCCGGGTATATCGGTATACTCAGCGGCCTTGCTGCAATATACACGGCCGTTGCACCGGTCATTAATGATATCTACGGCAAAACGGTGGCACCGATAGGGTGA